DNA sequence from the Alkaliphilus metalliredigens QYMF genome:
TGGGTTTGATATACTATGGAGTCAAGTTTCTGGGGCTAATACGGGTACTATTACAATAACTGCTATGGTTGTTTATCATGGGGAGGGATAAAATGAAATATTGCGTAATTAAAAACACTACAAAGGTAATAGATGGTTCTAGTAATTCCTCTGAAATAATGCTACAAAACGCACTAAATGCAGGACTTACAGAAGAAGAAATTGAGATATTAACAGAAGAAGAATATCAAGCAAGAAAGGATTTAGAACCGATAGCACCGAAAGAACCGACACTTGAAGAAAAGAATAGAGCTGATATTGATTATATAGCCATAATGACAGGGGTTGATATTGATGTTTAATAGAGTAAAAGAGTATTACGAAACAGGACTATGGAGTATTGACAGAGTTTTTAATGTAGTAGGTAAGGCAATTTCAGAAGAAGAATATCAAGAAATAACGGGATTTTTATATCCTGCTAAGTCATAATTAGGAGGTCGTTGTTATTATAAAGCGAATTATTTTTAAAAGACAATTAAAATTTTGGAGACATCAAAAAGAAGGCATAGAACACCTCTTAGAGTATTGCAATATTGATGAATCAAAAGTTATTACGCTTAAAATTAAACATGAATTTTATTGTAAAGCTGTAGATGTATTTAAGTATTTAACAACACAATAGGAACTTTAGACGTCATAAAAGGTTCAAATATCAATAAAAAAAGTTGGAAAATAATTGTAAACAGAACATATGTTTGGTATAATATAGATAGGAACAAAAAAGAGAAAAGAGCCCCCACTCGCAAAGTAAAAGGCTCTTTTCAAATCCAATCTCACGTAGGAGATCTTGCCTATAGTATATCACCATATGTAATTTTTGACAAGAATTGTATTTAGGATTTATATCTCCTGTGTGAGAAACACAGGAGGAGATTAGATTGAGAAAAGAAGAAGCTGTTGTTAGGATCGTAGGAAGACTAGACCTAGAATTTAATGGAATGCTAGATCAGCAAAAGGCTCGACAGATCATCCAAGAAGTGCTCTATGATTATGATGTAAATCCTGCCCAGAGGTCATTAGTTGTCCAAGATGACATGAACGACAAAATTCTACTATATCTAGCTTCTAAGAAAATTGACGGACTAGCAATGAGGACGCTTGAAGGTTATAGTAGAAATCTGAATAGGTTTGCCTATTATATGCGCAAAAACGTTGAGGATGTCACGACAATGGACATCAGGATGTATTTAGCAAGCTACGCTAAAACAGGTGTAAAAAATGGCACGATAGGGACCGAAACAGATATCTTAAGAGGATTTTTTAGATGGCTTGAAGATGAAGAATACATAAATAAAAGTCCACTTAGAAAAATCAAATCCCTTAAGCCAGAAAAAAGAATCAGGAAGGCACTCACAAATGAAGAAATGGAAATACTAAGAGACGGTTGCAAGACTTATAGACAAAAGGCTTTGTTAGAATTTTTTTTATAGTACTGGGTGCAGACTGGAGGAAGTAGAAAATGTTAAAAAGTACGATATAGACTGGCAAAGATTACAGTTAAAGGTTATCGGTAAGGGAAACAAAGAAAGAACGGTTTATATCAATGCTAAGGCAAAAGTACATATCCAGAAGTATCTCATGGCAAGATTAGATGAGGAAGAAGCTCTGTTTGTAACTGAAAGAAATCCAGTAAAAAAACTAGGACGAAGGAGCATAGAACGGGAATTTGACAAGATAGAAAAAACATCGGGAATCAAGAAAAGTATCTATCCTCATTTGATTAGGCACACTATGGCCACTCATTTACTTAATAGCGGGGCTGACTTAGGAACCGTACAGGCAATCCTCGGACACGAAGATGCTTCGATAACTCAAATATATGCTCAGATATCGAACACAAACGTAGAGCACGAATACAGAAAGCACATGATCCAATAGACTAGAAAAATTACATAAAAACATATAAAATAGAACTGTGGATAGGTTAATAAAATAACCCATATATCCACAGTTTTTTTTGAAAGTTATCTTGCGAATTTTTGCAAAAAAGTTTGCGAAACTACAATCAATCCATTTGATTTAAATGCCCTAGAAGCCGCTGTACAAATGAGTGAAAAAATAGAGGCTGAAATTATTGTACTGAGTATGGGACCTCCATCTGCTGAAAATGCCCTGAGGGAAGCCATCGCAAGGGGGGCCCATAAAGGGATACTCCTAAGTGATAGAAAGTTTGGGGGCTCCGATGTGAAAGCAACGGCACTAACCCTTTCTGCTGGTATTAATCACATTGGTGATTATGATTTAATTATTGCTGGGATGCAAACAGTGGATGGGGACACTGGTCAAGTAGGGGCTGAGGTAGCAG
Encoded proteins:
- a CDS encoding tyrosine-type recombinase/integrase, whose protein sequence is MRKEEAVVRIVGRLDLEFNGMLDQQKARQIIQEVLYDYDVNPAQRSLVVQDDMNDKILLYLASKKIDGLAMRTLEGYSRNLNRFAYYMRKNVEDVTTMDIRMYLASYAKTGVKNGTIGTETDILRGFFRWLEDEEYINKSPLRKIKSLKPEKRIRKALTNEEMEILRDGCKTYRQKALLEFFL
- a CDS encoding XkdX family protein, with amino-acid sequence MFNRVKEYYETGLWSIDRVFNVVGKAISEEEYQEITGFLYPAKS
- a CDS encoding tyrosine-type recombinase/integrase is translated as MDWQRLQLKVIGKGNKERTVYINAKAKVHIQKYLMARLDEEEALFVTERNPVKKLGRRSIEREFDKIEKTSGIKKSIYPHLIRHTMATHLLNSGADLGTVQAILGHEDASITQIYAQISNTNVEHEYRKHMIQ